In Deltaproteobacteria bacterium, one DNA window encodes the following:
- a CDS encoding cation-translocating P-type ATPase, whose amino-acid sequence MIWHSMEVEGVFANLKSSPRGLSSGDAAARLTQFGPNELIEKKKKSLFRMFLDQFLDFMILVLIAAALISGFIGEVTDTIAIVVIVIANGVIGFVQEYRAEKAMEALKKMAAPTATVLRDGHPETLPASVLVPGDMVVLEAGRIVPADLRLTETAYLKVDEATLTGESVPVEKSIEVLPDREIPLGDRKNMAYKGTFVTYGRGTGIVAETGMNTEFGRIASLLQDTEEGKTPLQKRMTVFGRKLAAAVLVICAVVLGMGLLRGEPPLLMFLTAISLAVAAIPEALPAIITIALALGARKLIRLKALIRTLPAVETLGSVTYICSDKTGTLTENRMTVEELFFNGRLISAEDLAGGKGKEDTGSVFLAALALSNDAQVGSDGELLGDPTETAFFDIAMKRGFDKSNLEKTHRRVAEIPFSSKRKCMTTFHEWKGGFISFTKGAVDVLAEKTIDVMMPSGPIAMDPEEMRNLNNSMAAEGLRVLCFAMRKWDRIPEDLSPENIERELTMIGLVGMIDPPRQEAMEAVSLCRSAGIRTVMITGDHPATARAIAGKIGMMEDDAEAVITGMELEKLSLAEFEDRVEHIRVYARMAPEQKLKIVEALQDRGQYVAMTGDGVNDAPALKRADIGIAMGITGTDVSKEASAMILLDDNFASIVYAVREGRKIYDNIRKSIRYLLSTNSGEIWTLFLASLVGLPIPLLPIHILWINLVTDGLPALALSVEPAEEEVMNRPPRPPGESLFAGNLGFHAVWVGLLMGGIALCVQFWSLRVENTHWQTMVFTVLCLTQLGHVLAIRSEKESLFKIGLFSNKYLFGAVMLTFLLQLATIYVPALNPIFKTSPLTAQELAVTLALSSLIFIAVEIEKFFIRRKENPRTTR is encoded by the coding sequence ATGATCTGGCACAGCATGGAAGTCGAGGGCGTCTTCGCGAACCTGAAATCCTCACCCCGTGGACTTTCCTCCGGAGATGCCGCCGCACGGCTGACTCAGTTCGGGCCGAACGAGTTAATCGAAAAGAAGAAAAAATCCCTCTTCCGGATGTTTCTCGACCAGTTCCTGGATTTCATGATTCTCGTCCTGATCGCCGCCGCCCTGATCTCCGGATTTATCGGAGAAGTAACGGATACGATCGCAATCGTTGTCATCGTCATCGCCAATGGGGTGATCGGCTTTGTCCAGGAATATCGAGCGGAAAAGGCCATGGAAGCCCTGAAAAAAATGGCGGCCCCCACGGCGACGGTCCTTCGGGACGGACACCCGGAGACCTTGCCGGCCTCTGTCCTGGTTCCCGGCGATATGGTGGTTCTCGAGGCGGGAAGAATCGTGCCGGCCGATCTTCGACTAACGGAAACGGCATATCTGAAAGTGGATGAGGCCACCCTCACCGGGGAATCGGTGCCGGTGGAAAAAAGCATCGAAGTTCTGCCGGACAGGGAGATCCCCCTGGGAGACAGGAAGAACATGGCCTATAAAGGGACCTTCGTGACCTATGGCCGGGGAACGGGCATTGTGGCTGAAACCGGTATGAACACGGAGTTCGGCAGGATCGCCTCCCTGCTTCAGGATACGGAAGAGGGTAAGACCCCCCTTCAGAAAAGGATGACCGTCTTCGGTCGGAAGCTCGCTGCGGCCGTGCTTGTCATCTGTGCCGTGGTCCTGGGAATGGGCCTTTTACGGGGAGAGCCCCCCCTGCTCATGTTTCTGACCGCCATCTCCCTGGCCGTCGCCGCTATTCCGGAGGCCCTTCCCGCCATCATCACGATTGCCCTGGCCCTCGGGGCGAGAAAGCTCATCCGCCTGAAGGCCCTGATCCGCACCCTTCCTGCCGTCGAAACCCTGGGTTCGGTCACCTACATCTGCTCCGACAAGACGGGTACCCTGACGGAAAACCGGATGACTGTGGAGGAATTGTTCTTCAATGGCCGCCTGATTTCGGCAGAAGACCTTGCCGGCGGGAAAGGGAAGGAGGACACCGGTTCCGTTTTTCTGGCCGCCCTGGCGTTGAGCAATGACGCCCAGGTGGGCAGCGATGGAGAACTTCTGGGCGACCCGACGGAAACCGCTTTCTTCGATATCGCCATGAAGCGCGGATTTGACAAGTCGAATCTGGAAAAAACACATCGGCGTGTAGCGGAAATCCCCTTTTCCTCCAAAAGAAAGTGCATGACGACCTTCCACGAATGGAAGGGTGGTTTTATCTCCTTCACCAAGGGGGCCGTGGATGTTCTCGCGGAGAAAACGATCGACGTCATGATGCCCTCCGGGCCAATCGCCATGGATCCAGAGGAAATGAGAAATCTCAACAACTCGATGGCCGCCGAGGGGCTGAGGGTGCTCTGCTTTGCCATGCGGAAATGGGACCGCATCCCCGAGGACCTGTCACCGGAAAACATCGAACGGGAACTGACGATGATCGGCCTGGTCGGCATGATCGATCCGCCTCGTCAGGAGGCGATGGAGGCGGTCTCATTGTGTCGGAGTGCGGGCATACGGACGGTCATGATCACGGGTGATCATCCTGCCACGGCCCGGGCAATCGCCGGAAAAATCGGAATGATGGAAGATGACGCCGAGGCCGTGATCACCGGAATGGAGCTGGAAAAACTTTCCCTGGCGGAGTTCGAGGACCGCGTCGAGCACATCCGCGTCTACGCCCGGATGGCCCCGGAGCAGAAGCTGAAGATCGTCGAGGCGTTGCAGGACCGGGGGCAATACGTCGCCATGACCGGTGACGGGGTCAACGACGCCCCGGCGCTGAAGCGTGCGGACATCGGCATCGCCATGGGGATCACGGGAACGGATGTTTCCAAGGAGGCGTCGGCCATGATTCTCCTGGACGATAACTTTGCCTCCATCGTCTACGCCGTCCGAGAGGGACGGAAAATCTACGACAACATCAGAAAGTCCATCCGTTACCTGCTGTCAACCAATTCAGGCGAGATCTGGACGCTCTTTCTTGCCTCCCTGGTCGGCCTGCCCATTCCGCTGCTCCCGATTCATATCCTCTGGATCAATCTCGTCACCGACGGCCTCCCCGCGCTGGCCCTGTCCGTCGAACCGGCGGAGGAGGAAGTCATGAACCGTCCCCCCCGCCCCCCGGGGGAGAGCCTCTTCGCGGGCAATCTGGGCTTTCATGCCGTCTGGGTCGGCCTTCTGATGGGCGGCATCGCCCTGTGCGTTCAGTTCTGGTCCCTTCGAGTGGAAAATACGCACTGGCAGACCATGGTCTTTACGGTCCTCTGTCTGACCCAGCTCGGCCACGTCCTGGCCATCCGTTCGGAAAAAGAGTCGCTTTTTAAAATCGGCCTGTTCTCGAACAAATATCTCTTCGGCGCCGTGATGCTGACTTTCCTTTTGCAGTTGGCGACGATTTACGTGCCTGCTTTGAACCCGATATTCAAAACGTCGCCCTTGACGGCGCAGGAACTGGCCGTCACCCTTGCCTTGTCGTCCCTTATCTTTATTGCAGTGGAAATCGAGAAATTCTTCATCCGGCGAAAGGAAAACCCCCGGACGACACGGTGA